In Candidatus Omnitrophota bacterium, a single window of DNA contains:
- a CDS encoding secretin N-terminal domain-containing protein yields the protein MRIVKNLPIFLGMSLIVWGMSGPAWSVQEVTGMGGIMGANPMAQAASQDDRRVTMDFEDAALKSILKAFSRQTGVNFVASDIIEGKKITVYLNNVSVEEALTSILEANGLSFESQGENVFLIKPAGTAQIRTETRVFRLEYIQVYEMSASKEDGSAFGDTSGGASDSSLTGDISAGGSSSGQKVGSSGASEGDKPRNVIEIVKTLMSPYGKIVADKRTNSLIITDIPSRFRVIEDTLRKLDIEPLQVLIEAEILETTTSAAKRIGVEIGSETQTAGFTWGQTTGEEGSNLSIPLAAPLTQSYVKDQYGQTLSGSELFSYGTLTQASTEIALKLFLKDQDTKVLSRPRVMTVNNEEALIKITANTAIGIESTTLSQSGEVLSKAERVETGIVLKVLPQVNSAGDIFMFIEPSVANVQASANLISGNQFLDPQVRSSSSTVMVRNGETVVIAGLIKTNNTDTTRKVPFLSDIPFIGEVFKSKTYTTEDTEILIFITPRVVKKGDKTMRPPVVAEKEDMVDAVLQKYAGKGKKVDNNGAKEETWAEKVEDNGESNEKKTR from the coding sequence ATGAGAATTGTAAAAAACCTACCGATATTCCTCGGCATGTCCCTGATCGTTTGGGGCATGAGCGGCCCGGCTTGGAGCGTACAGGAAGTAACGGGTATGGGCGGGATCATGGGAGCCAATCCTATGGCCCAGGCCGCCAGCCAGGACGACAGACGGGTGACGATGGATTTCGAGGACGCCGCGCTCAAAAGTATACTTAAGGCCTTTTCCAGACAGACGGGCGTGAATTTTGTGGCAAGCGACATAATCGAAGGGAAGAAGATAACGGTATATCTTAACAACGTGTCCGTCGAAGAAGCGCTTACTTCCATACTTGAGGCAAATGGACTTTCATTCGAATCCCAGGGGGAGAACGTTTTTCTCATAAAGCCGGCCGGTACGGCCCAGATCCGCACGGAAACCAGGGTATTCCGGTTGGAATATATACAGGTATATGAGATGTCCGCGTCGAAAGAGGACGGGTCCGCGTTCGGCGACACCAGCGGAGGGGCCAGCGACTCCTCCCTTACCGGAGATATTTCGGCCGGGGGTTCGTCCTCCGGGCAAAAAGTGGGTTCAAGCGGAGCCTCTGAGGGGGACAAACCGAGAAACGTGATAGAGATAGTGAAAACGCTGATGTCGCCCTATGGCAAGATAGTGGCCGACAAAAGGACCAACAGCCTTATCATCACGGACATACCCTCACGGTTCAGGGTCATAGAGGACACGCTGCGCAAACTTGATATAGAACCTTTGCAGGTGTTGATCGAGGCTGAGATACTCGAGACCACTACTTCGGCCGCGAAAAGGATCGGGGTAGAAATAGGGTCAGAAACACAGACAGCCGGGTTTACCTGGGGGCAGACCACAGGAGAGGAAGGCTCGAACCTGAGCATACCGCTTGCCGCGCCGCTCACACAAAGTTATGTCAAGGACCAATACGGCCAGACGCTTTCCGGTTCGGAACTCTTCTCGTACGGAACGCTTACCCAGGCGTCGACCGAAATAGCCCTAAAACTGTTCCTTAAAGACCAGGACACCAAGGTACTTTCAAGGCCGCGCGTGATGACGGTGAACAACGAGGAGGCGTTAATAAAAATAACGGCGAATACCGCTATCGGAATAGAAAGCACCACGCTCTCCCAATCAGGTGAGGTGCTCAGTAAGGCGGAAAGGGTGGAAACAGGGATAGTCCTCAAGGTCCTGCCCCAGGTAAATTCCGCGGGGGACATCTTTATGTTCATAGAGCCGTCTGTGGCCAACGTGCAAGCCTCGGCGAACCTGATATCAGGCAACCAGTTCCTTGACCCACAGGTCAGGAGTTCGTCATCCACCGTAATGGTCCGTAACGGAGAGACCGTGGTCATAGCGGGGCTTATTAAGACCAACAACACCGATACTACCCGCAAAGTCCCGTTCCTTTCGGACATACCGTTCATAGGGGAAGTCTTCAAATCCAAGACATATACTACGGAAGATACGGAGATCCTGATATTCATAACACCTCGTGTCGTTAAGAAGGGGGATAAAACGATGCGTCCGCCGGTCGTCGCGGAAAAAGAGGACATGGTGGATGCTGTTCTCCAAAAATATGCCGGTAAAGGAAAAAAAGTTGATAACAATGGTGCAAAAGAAGAGACGTGGGCCGAGAAAGTAGAAGATAATGGCGAAAGTAACGAGAAAAAGACTAGGTGA